The Manihot esculenta cultivar AM560-2 chromosome 11, M.esculenta_v8, whole genome shotgun sequence genome includes a region encoding these proteins:
- the LOC110626096 gene encoding uncharacterized protein LOC110626096 produces the protein MHAKTDSEGTSVDTSWPPRSPPRRPVYYVQSPSNHDVEKMSYGSSPIGSPAHHYYHCSPIHHSRESSTSRFSASLKNPKSLSAWKHVQINQDDDDDDDEMDGDDGGSARNVRLYLCGFLFFVLLFTIFCLILWGASKAYKPEILVKNIVFENFNVQAGSDQTGVPTDMLSLNSTVRIHYRNPATFFAVHVTSTPLELHYYQLKLASGQMKKFRESRKSQRRVITVVQASQIPLYGGVPVLAIAKDHIEKVAVPLNLTFVVRSRAYILGRLVKSKFYKRIRCPLTLHGNKLGKPINLTDSCVYY, from the exons ATGCACGCTAAGACAGACTCTGAGGGAACCAGTGTTGACACCTCATGGCCGCCGAGATCACCACCGCGCAGACCGGTATACTACGTCCAGAGCCCCTCAAACCACGACGTGGAGAAGATGTCATATGGGTCTAGCCCAATTGGTTCGCCAGCTCACCATTACTACCATTGTTCTCCTATTCACCACTCTCGCGAGTCATCCACGTCTCGCTTTTCTGCTTCTCTTAAGAACCCCAAAAGCCTCTCTGCTTGGAAGCACGTGCAGATTAAtcaggatgatgatgatgacgatgatgaaATGGACGGGGATGATGGTGGCTCTGCTCGGAATGTGAGATTGTACCTGTGTGGGTTTTTGTTCTTCGTTTTGCTGTTCACCATTTTCTGCTTGATTTTGTGGGGTGCTAGTAAGGCCTACAAGCCTGAGATCTTAGTTAAG AACATTGTTTTCGAGAACTTTAATGTACAAGCCGGAAGTGATCAGACAGGAGTTCCAACAGACATGCTTTCGTTAAATTCTACGGTCAGGATTCACTACAGAAATCCCGCTACTTTTTTCGCCGTACACGTCACTTCTACTCCTCTGGAGCTTCACTATTACCAGCTGAAGCTTGCCTCTGGACAG ATGAAGAAATTTAGAGAGTCGAGGAAGAGCCAGAGGAGAGTAATAACAGTGGTGCAAGCATCTCAAATTCCATTGTATGGAGGAGTGCCAGTGCTGGCGATTGCGAAAGATCACATAGAAAAAGTAGCAGTGCCTCTGAACCTGACATTTGTTGTGAGGTCAAGAGCTTACATTTTGGGAAGATTGGTGAAGTCCAAATTCTATAAGCGAATAAGATGCCCGCTTACTCTTCATGGGAATAAGCTTGGCAAGCCTATCAATTTGACTGATTCATGTGTTTATTATTGA
- the LOC110626198 gene encoding lysine histidine transporter-like 8, translating to MFDQYSSEESPLHSLQATTGQSPPTTATLQIITISAGVEGCLELDGSSSDRTQENAELNPQDAWLPITESRNGNFFTCVFHLLSSGLGFQALLLPLAFSILGWTGGIICLLLASTWQLYTTWVLVHLHEALPGPRCSRFLQLSVASFGPKLGKLLAIFPVMYLSGGTCVILIITGGRTMELFYDTVCGSGASCDAKSLSGTEWLLVFTCVAIIMAQRPNLNSIASVSFIAAITAVGYYSLIWVSTIPKDRLDNMSRDPLQNEKSHMTRVSSIFNAFGIIALSFRGHNLVLEIQGILPSSSKHPSRKTMWRGVLISYLIITICILPLAISGFWAYGNKIPSKIGNISEILQFYTRNASKSIKGLTYMLVLINCLTSFQLFAMVVFDNFELRYISIKNKQCSFWVRTGLRLLFGGLAFLIAVSFPFLPSLASLIGGIALPLTFAYPCFMWISIKKPLKNSFMWCFNFGLGGLGLVLSVLVVAAAVWNLSTKGLHANFFKP from the exons ATGTTTGATCAATATTCCAGTGAGGAGTCTCCCCTCCACAGCCTCCAGGCCACCACCGGCCAAAGCCCTCCGACGACGGCGACCCTGCAAATTATCACCATTAGTGCAGGAGTGGAAGGTTGTTTAGAATTAGATGGTTCTTCCAGCGATCGGACGCAGGAGAATGCGGAACTAAATCCACAAGACGCCTGGCTTCCTATCACAGAATCCAGAAATGGAAACTTCTTCACTTGTGTATTTCATTTGCTTTCTTCAGGACTCGGATTTCAAGCTCTTTTACTTCCTCTTGCCTTCTCCATTCTTGGATG GACAGGGGGGATCATATGTTTATTGCTTGCATCTACGTGGCAGCTCTACACGACATGGGTCCTAGTTCACCTTCACGAGGCACTCCCTGGACCCCGATGCAGCAGATTTCTTCAACTTTCCGTAGCCTCCTTTG GTCCAAAGCTAGGGAAACTTCTAGCAATATTTCCAGTCATGTATTTATCAGGAGGAACGTGCGTGATATTAATAATCACGGGAGGCAGGACTATGGAACTATTTTACGACACCGTATGTGGCAGCGGAGCCTCATGCGACGCCAAGTCGTTATCTGGGACAGAGTGGCTCTTGGTCTTCACTTGTGTTGCTATAATTATGGCTCAACGCCCTAACTTGAATTCCATCGCTAGCGTCTCCTTCATTGCTGCAATCACAGCCGTTGGATATTATTCTTTGATTTGGGTATCCACCATCCCAAAGGATAGACTTGATAATATGTCACGTGACCCTTTACAAAATGAAAAATCTCATATGACTAGAGTCTCTTCTATCTTCAATGCATTTGGAATCATTGCCCTTTCTTTTAGAGGTCACAATCTTGTGCTTGAAATTCAG GGAATATTACCTTCAAGTTCAAAACATCCCTCAAGGAAGACAATGTGGAGAGGAGTTCTTATATCATATCTTATTATAACAATTTGCATACTTCCCCTTGCAATATCAGGATTTTGGGCATATGGAAACAAG ATACCTTCAAAAATAGGAAATATAAGCGAAATCTTACAATTTTACACCCGCAATGCCTCAAAATCTATAAAGGGTCTAACATATATGCTGGTGCTGATAAATTGCTTGACTTCATTCCAACTCTTTGCCATGGTAGTTTTTGATAATTTTGAGTTGAGGTACATCAGCATCAAGAACAAACAATGTTCATTCTGGGTTCGAACAGGTTTGCGCCTTTTATTCGGAGGATTGGCATTCTTGATAGCTGTCTCTTTTCCATTTTTGCCTAGTCTTGCAAGCTTAATAGGAGGAATTGCATTACCTTTAACCTTTGCTTACCCTTGTTTCATGTGGATATCAATCAAGAAACCACTTAAGAATAGCTTCATGTGGTGTTTCAATTTTGGGCTTGGAGGCTTAGGCCTGGTTTTGAGTGTCTTAGTAGTTGCAGCTGCTGTATGGAATTTATCTACTAAAGGCTTGCATGCCAACTTCTTCAAGCCTTAA